In one window of Deinococcus terrestris DNA:
- a CDS encoding GAF domain-containing sensor histidine kinase, translated as MVRPPAPIRSDAFSAAAEALAAARQPGDVIATLLAHAHAAFQVAAAAWLAPGAGQEGGVPPEPAAQVGAWAALPDAATLRGAWGRHGPVLPEGGGVALFPLQTGEAAPLGLLGLAWPQAPDEAEARFARLLAGQAALHLGRLAWEGSPDLAGALDPLGGLARAALRIARAPGLQAALEVITEEARTLVGAHQSVVSLTVSEDWAQAITAVSLSDKYAAWREYAVPPSGSGIYALVCRMNEPLRLTQAELEAHPAWRGFGAHAAEHPPMRGWLAVPLVGRGGRNIGLIQLSDRVEGDFTARDEHILVQLAQFAAVTVEHARSIELAQAELERRQQAEARLRVLNMELEGRIGAATHELETRAAALDAFVAFSEAVGTQTDVAALAGQAIRVMRTTLGHVSVGYYEPEGGLWRARVWSDDMTPEIVAQIRAGIPADAPDLARAVASSEPVFVDGWDAEANALSTTTSYGAGAFVPVVIGGEVCSLLAVGTRAARRWTEHERTVMRAVGRSFQLALERSEATALLERQNGELAARTRALEGFAHLTGDLAAQGDPRVFVRRAQEVILSLLPPGYALYYEREEGRWRNRVQVGDVGNADLQAFIDAGPQVGVTPSVDVPWETRQPYYQDAYARGSDTPEDMVQHVSTVASLPVLRRGEVVGVLIAVIFEGRAWNATDRTVLETVVSSLGLALERAESVALLAERTTELEQTNAELERSNAELEQFAYVASHDLQAPIRAMTSFAGLTQRRYGDVLDDRGRMYLQQIAESGEHMKRLVDDLLTFSRVHTAQREPEVVDSGAVFDAVRRRLERGADLAGARLTRGPLPLVLADPQQLDQLLQNLISNGLKYRREGVTPEVHVWAERDGEMERFAVRDNGIGIEGQYFGRIFEIFQRLHGREQYEGTGIGLAVCKKIVERHGGQIWVESEVGQGTTFFFTLPDGSAPPFAG; from the coding sequence ATGGTCCGCCCGCCCGCCCCCATCCGGAGTGACGCCTTTTCCGCCGCCGCCGAGGCCCTGGCCGCCGCCCGGCAACCGGGGGACGTGATCGCCACCCTGCTCGCGCACGCCCACGCGGCCTTCCAGGTCGCCGCTGCCGCGTGGCTCGCGCCGGGGGCGGGACAAGAGGGAGGCGTCCCCCCGGAGCCTGCCGCCCAGGTGGGGGCCTGGGCGGCCCTGCCGGATGCCGCGACCCTGCGGGGGGCATGGGGGCGGCACGGGCCGGTCTTGCCGGAGGGCGGGGGCGTCGCCCTCTTTCCCCTCCAGACGGGCGAGGCGGCCCCGCTGGGCCTGCTGGGGCTGGCGTGGCCGCAGGCACCTGACGAGGCCGAGGCGCGGTTCGCGCGGCTGCTGGCGGGGCAGGCGGCGCTGCACCTCGGGCGGCTGGCGTGGGAGGGCAGCCCGGACCTGGCCGGGGCACTGGACCCTCTCGGGGGGCTGGCGCGGGCGGCCCTGCGGATCGCGCGGGCGCCGGGGCTTCAGGCGGCGCTGGAGGTCATCACCGAGGAGGCCCGCACGCTGGTGGGGGCGCACCAGTCGGTCGTGAGTCTCACCGTGAGCGAGGACTGGGCGCAGGCGATCACGGCCGTGTCCCTCAGCGACAAGTACGCGGCGTGGCGCGAGTACGCCGTGCCTCCCAGCGGCAGCGGCATCTACGCGCTGGTGTGCCGCATGAACGAGCCCCTGCGGCTGACCCAGGCCGAGCTGGAGGCGCACCCGGCCTGGCGCGGGTTCGGGGCGCACGCCGCCGAGCACCCCCCCATGCGCGGCTGGCTGGCGGTGCCGCTGGTGGGGCGGGGCGGGCGCAACATCGGCCTGATTCAGCTGAGCGACCGCGTGGAGGGCGACTTCACCGCGCGGGACGAGCACATCCTGGTGCAACTCGCGCAGTTCGCCGCCGTGACGGTCGAGCATGCCCGATCGATCGAACTCGCCCAGGCCGAGCTGGAACGGCGCCAGCAGGCCGAGGCCCGGCTGCGCGTCCTCAACATGGAACTCGAGGGCCGGATCGGGGCCGCCACCCACGAACTGGAAACCCGCGCGGCGGCGCTCGACGCCTTCGTGGCCTTTAGCGAGGCGGTGGGCACCCAGACGGACGTGGCGGCGCTGGCGGGGCAGGCCATCCGGGTCATGCGGACCACGCTGGGGCACGTCAGCGTGGGGTACTACGAGCCGGAAGGCGGGCTGTGGCGGGCGCGGGTGTGGTCGGACGACATGACCCCCGAGATCGTCGCGCAGATCCGGGCGGGCATCCCGGCAGACGCGCCTGACCTGGCCCGCGCGGTAGCCTCCAGCGAGCCGGTCTTCGTGGATGGCTGGGACGCCGAGGCGAACGCGCTCTCGACCACCACGAGCTACGGGGCGGGGGCCTTCGTGCCTGTCGTGATCGGGGGCGAGGTCTGCTCGCTGCTCGCGGTGGGTACCCGCGCCGCGCGGCGCTGGACCGAGCACGAGCGCACCGTGATGCGGGCGGTGGGCCGCAGCTTTCAGCTCGCGCTGGAACGGTCCGAGGCCACCGCGCTGCTGGAGCGCCAGAACGGTGAACTCGCGGCCCGGACCCGCGCCCTGGAGGGCTTCGCGCACCTCACGGGCGACCTCGCCGCGCAGGGCGATCCCCGCGTCTTCGTGCGGCGGGCGCAAGAGGTGATCCTCTCGCTGCTGCCGCCCGGCTACGCCCTGTACTACGAGCGCGAGGAGGGGCGCTGGCGCAACCGGGTGCAGGTCGGGGACGTGGGCAATGCCGACCTCCAAGCCTTTATCGACGCCGGGCCCCAGGTGGGCGTCACTCCCAGCGTGGACGTGCCCTGGGAGACCCGGCAGCCCTACTACCAGGACGCCTACGCGCGGGGCAGCGACACCCCCGAGGACATGGTGCAGCACGTGAGTACCGTCGCCTCGCTGCCCGTGCTGCGCCGGGGCGAGGTGGTCGGGGTGCTTATCGCCGTGATCTTCGAGGGCCGGGCCTGGAACGCCACCGACCGCACCGTGCTGGAGACGGTGGTGAGCAGCCTGGGCCTCGCGCTGGAGCGGGCCGAGAGTGTCGCCCTGCTGGCCGAGCGCACCACCGAACTGGAACAGACCAACGCCGAACTTGAGCGCAGCAACGCCGAACTCGAACAGTTCGCCTACGTCGCCTCGCACGACCTGCAAGCGCCCATCCGCGCGATGACCAGCTTTGCTGGGCTGACCCAGCGCCGCTACGGTGACGTACTCGACGACCGGGGCCGGATGTACCTCCAGCAGATCGCGGAAAGCGGCGAGCACATGAAGCGCCTCGTGGATGACCTGCTGACCTTTTCGCGGGTTCACACGGCCCAGCGCGAGCCGGAGGTGGTCGACAGCGGCGCCGTCTTCGACGCGGTGCGCCGCCGCCTGGAGCGGGGAGCCGACCTCGCGGGCGCCCGCCTGACCCGTGGCCCCTTGCCCCTCGTCCTGGCCGACCCGCAGCAGCTCGACCAGCTCCTGCAAAACCTGATCTCCAATGGGCTGAAGTACCGCCGGGAGGGGGTGACGCCGGAAGTCCATGTCTGGGCCGAGCGCGACGGCGAGATGGAGCGCTTCGCGGTGCGCGACAACGGCATCGGGATCGAAGGGCAGTATTTCGGGCGCATCTTCGAGATCTTCCAGCGCCTGCACGGCCGCGAGCAGTACGAGGGGACCGGCATCGGCCTCGCCGTGTGCAAGAAGATCGTCGAGCGCCACGGCGGCCAGATCTGGGTCGAGAGCGAGGTCGGGCAGGGCACCACCTTCTTCTTCACCCTGCCGGACGGGTCGGCTCCACCTTTCGCCGGATGA
- a CDS encoding alpha/beta fold hydrolase — MQPAPPLAGPTPALPPPAFLDVSGVRTRHVQAGSGPPVVLLHGIGRSLEDWSETVGPLAARHAVYAPDLIGFGLTDKPDVPYTLAGLARFVRHYLDAVGETRPVTLVGNSLGGAVAAQFALLFPERTRALVLVNSAGFGQSVTLALRLATVPRLGEVLLRPSPRSARRTVASLFHDPRHVTPERVRWAEHLGRQPGAARAFLRVARHLGTWRGIHPQWRRTLAGDLAGRKLPTLIVWGERDLILPAAHLEEARRLYPHARTHLFPETGHVPQIERAADFHRLVLEFLEEQA; from the coding sequence GTGCAACCTGCCCCCCCGCTCGCCGGGCCGACCCCGGCCCTGCCCCCGCCCGCCTTTCTGGACGTGTCCGGCGTCCGCACCCGCCACGTTCAGGCCGGCAGCGGCCCGCCGGTCGTCTTGCTGCACGGCATCGGCCGCAGCCTGGAAGACTGGTCGGAGACGGTGGGGCCGCTCGCCGCGCGGCATGCGGTCTACGCCCCCGACCTGATCGGCTTCGGCCTGACCGACAAGCCCGACGTGCCCTACACGCTGGCGGGGCTGGCGCGGTTCGTGCGGCATTACCTGGATGCGGTGGGGGAGACCCGGCCCGTCACGTTGGTCGGCAACTCGCTGGGTGGGGCGGTCGCCGCACAGTTCGCGCTGCTGTTTCCCGAGCGGACGCGGGCGCTGGTCCTCGTGAACAGCGCGGGCTTCGGCCAGAGCGTGACCCTGGCCCTGCGGCTGGCGACCGTGCCCCGGCTGGGCGAGGTGCTGCTGCGGCCTTCGCCGCGTTCGGCGCGGCGCACGGTGGCGAGCTTGTTCCACGACCCCCGGCACGTCACCCCCGAGCGGGTGCGCTGGGCCGAGCACTTGGGGCGGCAACCCGGCGCGGCGCGGGCCTTCCTGCGGGTGGCGCGGCACCTGGGCACGTGGCGGGGCATCCACCCGCAGTGGCGGCGCACCCTGGCCGGGGACCTCGCGGGGCGGAAGCTTCCCACCCTGATCGTGTGGGGCGAGCGCGACCTTATCTTGCCCGCCGCGCATCTGGAGGAGGCCCGGCGCCTGTACCCCCACGCCCGCACCCACCTCTTTCCCGAGACCGGCCATGTCCCGCAGATCGAGCGGGCGGCCGACTTTCACCGCCTCGTGCTGGAGTTTCTGGAGGAACAGGCATGA
- a CDS encoding flavin-containing monooxygenase produces MTQAVTHTQIAIIGTGFAGLGMGLRLKERGAQDFLLFERAQEVGGTWRDNTYPGCACDVKSDLYSFSFAPNPDWSHRYARQPEILAYLRQTADRFGMRPHIRFGHEVERAEWDDGEGLWRIRTSGGEYTARVLISGHGPLIDPKWPDIPGLESFTGPRFHSARWDHSVDLSGKRVAVVGTGASAIQFIPEVQKVAGQLTVFQRTPPWVMPRMDHETSERRRELFRRVPALQRASRGWIFGMAEARFLTFTNERAGRLAEGLALKHLEAQVADPELRAKLTPDYRLGCKRILISDDYYPAIQQPNVELVTEPIREVRGTEVVTADGAARPFDVLIAGTGFNATQPPMARLIHGRRGVSLADTWSDHLEALRGTTVAGFPNLFLLVGPNTALGHNSIVYIIESQIAYVLQALDYLDRHDLGALEARPEAQAAYSDALQAELRESVWVQGGCTSYYLDAAGRNSTLWPRRAAAFRRALRRFDPGEYAVRLSPIRPTPLTRREGAA; encoded by the coding sequence ATGACTCAAGCTGTCACGCACACCCAAATCGCCATCATCGGCACCGGCTTCGCGGGGCTGGGGATGGGCCTCCGGCTCAAGGAACGCGGCGCCCAGGATTTCCTGCTGTTCGAGCGGGCGCAGGAGGTCGGCGGCACCTGGCGCGACAACACCTACCCCGGCTGCGCCTGCGACGTGAAGAGCGACCTCTACTCCTTTTCCTTCGCGCCCAACCCCGACTGGAGCCACCGCTACGCCCGCCAGCCCGAGATTCTGGCCTACCTGCGGCAGACGGCCGACCGCTTCGGCATGCGCCCCCACATCCGCTTCGGGCACGAGGTCGAGCGGGCCGAGTGGGACGACGGGGAAGGGCTGTGGCGCATTCGCACCAGCGGCGGCGAATACACCGCGCGGGTGCTGATCTCCGGGCATGGCCCGCTGATTGACCCCAAATGGCCTGATATCCCCGGCCTGGAGAGCTTCACCGGGCCGCGCTTCCATTCCGCCCGCTGGGACCATTCGGTGGACCTGAGCGGGAAGCGGGTCGCGGTGGTCGGCACCGGGGCCTCCGCGATCCAGTTCATTCCCGAGGTGCAGAAGGTGGCGGGGCAGCTCACCGTCTTCCAGCGCACGCCCCCCTGGGTGATGCCCCGGATGGACCATGAGACCAGCGAGCGGCGCCGCGAACTCTTCCGGCGCGTGCCCGCGCTGCAACGGGCCTCGCGCGGCTGGATTTTCGGCATGGCCGAGGCCCGCTTCCTGACCTTCACGAACGAGCGGGCCGGGCGGCTGGCCGAGGGGCTGGCCCTGAAGCACCTCGAAGCGCAGGTCGCGGACCCCGAGTTGCGGGCCAAGCTGACCCCCGACTACCGCCTGGGCTGCAAGCGCATCCTGATCAGCGACGACTATTACCCGGCAATTCAGCAGCCCAACGTCGAACTCGTCACCGAGCCCATTCGCGAGGTCCGGGGCACGGAGGTTGTCACGGCGGACGGCGCGGCCCGGCCCTTCGACGTGCTGATCGCCGGGACCGGCTTCAACGCGACCCAGCCGCCGATGGCCCGCCTGATTCACGGGCGGAGGGGCGTGTCGCTGGCCGACACCTGGAGCGACCACCTGGAGGCGCTGCGGGGGACCACGGTGGCGGGTTTTCCGAACCTCTTCCTGCTGGTCGGGCCGAACACGGCGCTGGGGCACAACTCCATCGTGTACATCATCGAATCGCAGATCGCCTACGTGTTGCAGGCGCTGGACTACCTCGACCGTCATGACCTCGGGGCGCTGGAGGCCCGCCCGGAGGCGCAGGCCGCCTACAGCGACGCCCTCCAGGCCGAGCTGCGCGAGTCGGTGTGGGTGCAGGGCGGCTGCACGAGCTATTACCTCGATGCGGCGGGCCGCAACAGCACCCTGTGGCCCCGGCGGGCGGCGGCTTTCCGGCGGGCGCTGCGGCGCTTCGATCCCGGCGAGTACGCGGTACGCCTGAGTCCGATCCGCCCCACGCCCTTGACCCGGCGCGAGGGCGCGGCGTGA
- a CDS encoding SDR family NAD(P)-dependent oxidoreductase, producing MTPYVFAGGVAVLTGAAGGIGQALAHGLAARGSHLALIDRDGPGLERVAAAIRAQHPALRVTAHPFDLAHTGGIPALADEVLRAHGRVTLLVNNAGVALGGTFEQVTPEQFDQVLAINFGATVALCRAMLPALRSSLGGQIVNLSSLYGIIGPPGQAAYSASKFAVRGFSEALRHELAGQGIGVTVVHPGGVRTGIARHAEVAPGASPAETEAGRRAQERLLRMPPEQAAETILRATGRRAPRVLVGNDARAVDLLARLRPGDYWGVLGRLFRG from the coding sequence GTGACCCCCTACGTCTTCGCGGGCGGGGTCGCCGTCCTCACCGGCGCGGCGGGCGGCATCGGGCAGGCGCTCGCGCACGGGCTGGCGGCGCGGGGCAGCCACCTCGCCCTGATCGACCGCGACGGGCCGGGGCTGGAGCGGGTCGCGGCGGCCATCCGCGCCCAGCACCCGGCCCTGCGGGTCACGGCCCACCCCTTCGACCTCGCCCACACGGGGGGCATCCCCGCCCTGGCGGACGAGGTGCTGCGGGCGCATGGCCGGGTCACCCTGCTCGTCAACAACGCGGGCGTGGCGCTGGGCGGCACCTTCGAACAGGTCACGCCGGAGCAGTTCGACCAGGTCCTGGCGATCAACTTCGGGGCGACCGTGGCCCTGTGCCGGGCCATGCTGCCCGCGCTGCGTTCGTCGCTGGGGGGGCAAATCGTGAACCTGTCGAGCCTGTACGGGATCATCGGCCCGCCGGGGCAGGCGGCCTACAGCGCGAGCAAGTTCGCAGTGCGCGGCTTTTCGGAGGCGCTGCGCCACGAACTCGCCGGGCAGGGCATCGGCGTGACGGTCGTGCATCCCGGCGGCGTCCGCACGGGAATCGCCCGCCACGCCGAGGTCGCTCCCGGTGCCAGCCCCGCCGAGACCGAAGCCGGGCGCCGCGCCCAGGAACGGCTGCTGCGGATGCCCCCCGAGCAGGCCGCCGAGACCATCCTGCGGGCGACGGGGCGCCGCGCCCCCCGCGTCCTGGTGGGCAACGACGCCCGCGCGGTGGATCTGCTCGCGCGGCTGCGGCCGGGGGACTACTGGGGGGTGCTGGGGCGGCTCTTTCGGGGGTAA
- a CDS encoding HD-GYP domain-containing protein codes for MPLCPTASLSTPRPHPTAPPRPPLERPDWRCRAYQGVVERAIGWPPTAHSGRVACLAGAVAHDLGLAPARVREAYLAGLLHDSGKLLISGRVRRKVGALDPHEWRQMQRHPVYSAGLSRLVPGLPFTVWQAVRHHHERLDGSGYPGGLAGDAVPLLARILAACDVYDALSSPRAYKDAWTSGAVWDELTAQSGRHFDPEVLAALRRCVPEGTALQA; via the coding sequence ATGCCGCTGTGTCCGACCGCTTCCCTGTCCACGCCACGCCCTCACCCCACCGCCCCGCCCCGCCCACCGCTGGAGCGGCCCGACTGGCGGTGCCGCGCCTATCAGGGGGTGGTGGAGCGGGCCATCGGCTGGCCCCCCACCGCGCACTCGGGGCGGGTGGCGTGCCTGGCGGGCGCGGTGGCCCACGACCTGGGACTGGCCCCCGCGCGGGTGCGCGAGGCGTACCTCGCCGGGCTGCTGCACGACAGCGGCAAGCTGTTGATTTCCGGGCGGGTGCGGCGCAAGGTCGGAGCGCTCGACCCGCACGAGTGGCGGCAGATGCAGCGCCACCCGGTCTACAGCGCCGGGCTCTCGCGGCTGGTGCCCGGCCTGCCCTTCACGGTCTGGCAGGCGGTGCGCCACCACCACGAGCGGCTCGACGGCAGCGGGTACCCTGGCGGCCTCGCCGGGGACGCCGTGCCGCTGCTCGCTCGCATCCTGGCCGCCTGTGACGTGTACGACGCCCTGAGTTCCCCCCGTGCCTACAAGGACGCGTGGACCTCGGGCGCCGTGTGGGACGAACTCACCGCGCAGTCGGGCCGCCATTTCGACCCCGAGGTGCTCGCCGCCCTGAGGCGTTGCGTGCCGGAGGGGACGGCCCTGCAAGCCTGA
- a CDS encoding roadblock/LC7 domain-containing protein, producing MTAILSKQDRLNASLTNLRTSMPELRGALIATVDGLPIAQAMSDGTDANRVAAMAATALGLGKRINDTLGSGQLTDMSVSGATGQVYIYAAGTKGVLAVVTPPGMNLGLLHMEARDTAQDVASIL from the coding sequence ATGACCGCGATTCTCAGCAAGCAAGACCGCCTCAACGCTTCCCTGACCAACCTCCGCACCTCCATGCCCGAGCTGCGCGGCGCATTGATCGCCACCGTGGACGGCCTGCCCATCGCGCAGGCGATGAGCGACGGCACCGACGCCAACCGCGTGGCCGCGATGGCCGCGACCGCGCTGGGCCTGGGCAAGCGCATCAACGACACCCTGGGCTCGGGCCAGCTCACCGACATGAGCGTGAGCGGCGCGACCGGGCAGGTCTACATCTACGCGGCGGGCACCAAGGGCGTGCTGGCCGTCGTGACGCCCCCCGGCATGAACCTCGGGCTGCTGCACATGGAAGCCCGCGACACTGCCCAGGACGTCGCCAGCATCCTGTAA
- a CDS encoding GTP-binding protein gives MTAAAQAPLKLVVSGPVGAGKTTFVQTLSQTPVIATEAEASEDIGKTNTTVAFDFGTLHLGGHDLHLYGTPGQDRFSFMWEVLCEGALGLVLLVAGDRPQDFAHARSILEFITSRIPVPFLVGVTRQDQARVWDPADVALYFGLPEGQVVGLNATDPVQARDVLARLLESTLSPQPLRG, from the coding sequence ATGACCGCCGCTGCCCAGGCGCCCCTCAAGCTGGTCGTGTCCGGCCCGGTCGGGGCGGGCAAGACCACCTTCGTGCAGACGCTCTCGCAGACCCCGGTGATCGCCACCGAGGCCGAGGCCAGCGAGGACATCGGCAAGACGAACACCACCGTCGCCTTCGACTTCGGCACCCTGCACCTCGGCGGGCATGACCTGCACCTCTACGGCACCCCCGGCCAGGACCGCTTCAGCTTCATGTGGGAGGTGCTGTGCGAGGGCGCTCTGGGCCTCGTGCTCCTCGTCGCCGGGGACCGCCCGCAGGACTTCGCGCACGCCCGGAGCATTCTCGAGTTCATCACCAGCCGCATCCCGGTGCCTTTTCTGGTCGGGGTGACCCGCCAGGACCAGGCCCGCGTGTGGGACCCCGCCGACGTGGCGCTGTATTTCGGGCTGCCGGAAGGGCAGGTCGTGGGGCTCAACGCCACCGATCCCGTTCAGGCGCGTGACGTGCTCGCCCGCCTCCTCGAATCCACCCTCTCACCTCAGCCCCTGCGCGGCTGA
- a CDS encoding PAS domain-containing sensor histidine kinase, with product MSPDPSTDLLQRIQALEAERQAWQQALTLFSEAPVPYLLLNSQGRVQEANAAACTHLGHGAEALRGRRFTRFLTPGSQGTFEWLLGQAGGTVPQVRAEGQLLHADGTMLDVLLDLAAPAPGAAPGLLRLIVTDITPYKQAHRDLLDMTASQDARLQAGATHFRAAQQELEGVVTVVVQQLQLPVARAMNYLALTRRALGDPAPEEVARPLLQSERAVQQIIALLASVDRYLQMRRMRLGLRRVDLERVLREVLKHAQPVMEGRHVHVTHDPLPTVLGDSQALFVMFDEYVANALKYTKGREIARVHVRVRETETEYHIGVEDNGTGFNMRHKDRLFHLFGRLHPSRSYEGTGVGLVTVRRLCGRFGGRVWAEGKPDQGATFWFAWPKLPVILE from the coding sequence ATGTCGCCTGACCCCTCCACTGACCTCTTGCAACGAATCCAGGCCCTCGAAGCCGAGCGTCAGGCCTGGCAGCAGGCCCTGACGCTGTTCAGTGAGGCGCCCGTGCCCTACCTGCTGCTGAACTCGCAGGGCCGGGTGCAGGAGGCCAATGCGGCGGCCTGCACCCATCTCGGACACGGGGCTGAGGCGCTGCGGGGACGGCGGTTCACACGGTTCCTGACGCCGGGGTCACAGGGGACGTTCGAGTGGCTGCTGGGGCAGGCGGGCGGCACGGTGCCGCAGGTCCGGGCCGAGGGACAACTGCTGCACGCGGACGGCACCATGCTCGACGTGCTGCTCGACCTCGCCGCCCCGGCACCAGGCGCGGCGCCGGGACTGCTGCGCCTGATCGTCACCGACATCACGCCCTACAAGCAGGCGCACCGAGACCTGCTCGACATGACCGCCAGCCAGGACGCCCGGCTTCAGGCTGGGGCCACGCACTTCCGGGCCGCCCAGCAGGAACTGGAGGGCGTGGTCACGGTGGTCGTGCAGCAGCTTCAACTGCCGGTCGCGCGGGCGATGAATTACCTGGCGCTGACCCGCCGCGCCCTGGGAGACCCCGCTCCCGAGGAAGTGGCGCGGCCGCTGCTCCAGAGCGAGCGGGCCGTGCAGCAGATCATCGCGCTGCTCGCCTCGGTCGACCGTTACCTCCAGATGCGCCGGATGCGGCTGGGCCTGCGCCGGGTGGACCTGGAGCGGGTGCTGCGCGAGGTGCTCAAGCACGCCCAGCCGGTCATGGAGGGCCGCCATGTCCACGTCACCCACGATCCCCTGCCCACCGTGCTGGGAGACAGCCAGGCCCTCTTCGTGATGTTCGACGAGTACGTCGCCAACGCCCTGAAATACACCAAGGGCCGCGAGATCGCCCGCGTCCACGTGCGGGTGCGCGAGACGGAGACGGAGTACCACATCGGGGTGGAGGACAACGGGACAGGTTTCAACATGCGCCACAAAGACCGCCTCTTTCACCTGTTTGGCCGCCTGCACCCTTCGCGGTCCTACGAGGGCACCGGGGTCGGGCTGGTCACCGTGCGGCGGCTGTGCGGGCGTTTCGGCGGGCGCGTCTGGGCCGAGGGCAAACCGGACCAGGGGGCAACTTTCTGGTTCGCTTGGCCCAAGCTGCCCGTCATCTTGGAGTGA
- a CDS encoding winged helix-turn-helix transcriptional regulator has translation MKYGNAAVRRPECGVERTMDVLGGRWTTLIVRELLGGTRRFSELRRALERISPKTLTARLRDLEEQGVLTRTVYAEVPPRVDYALTPRGEGLGEIIAAMARWGSAVELSTGEPGEAPTTAPAPEHRAPLTPR, from the coding sequence ATGAAATACGGCAATGCGGCAGTCCGGCGCCCCGAGTGTGGGGTCGAGCGCACGATGGACGTGCTGGGGGGGCGCTGGACCACCCTGATCGTGCGCGAGCTGCTGGGGGGAACACGGCGATTCAGCGAGTTGCGCCGCGCCCTGGAACGCATCTCGCCCAAGACGCTGACGGCCCGGCTGCGCGACCTGGAGGAGCAGGGAGTCCTGACCCGCACCGTGTATGCCGAGGTACCGCCCCGCGTGGACTACGCCCTGACCCCGCGCGGTGAAGGACTGGGGGAGATCATCGCGGCGATGGCCCGCTGGGGCAGTGCCGTGGAGCTCAGCACTGGGGAGCCGGGCGAGGCGCCGACCACTGCCCCGGCCCCGGAGCACCGCGCCCCACTCACTCCAAGATGA
- a CDS encoding NAD(P)-dependent oxidoreductase gives MTAGLSGGTRPGMTLALLGGTGRTGRLLIDRALAQGYALRVLARDPERLHRRDAALTPVTGDARHADDVFRLLEGADAVLSTLGPVRGDGAGVMGQAAHHLVAVMPGLGLSRLITLTGAGVRQPGDHPKLSDRLIRRALATLQPDVLRDSEAHVATITASPLDWTVVRVPRLGDGPMQPLKVGMVGDIGTFVSRASTADFMLRELEEGRWVRQAPAVSH, from the coding sequence ATGACGGCTGGACTTTCGGGTGGGACGCGGCCAGGCATGACGCTGGCCCTGCTGGGGGGGACGGGACGCACGGGCCGCCTGCTGATTGACCGGGCGCTCGCCCAGGGGTACGCGCTGCGGGTGTTGGCCCGCGATCCCGAGCGGCTGCACCGCCGGGACGCCGCCCTGACCCCGGTGACCGGCGACGCCCGCCATGCCGACGACGTGTTCCGGCTGCTTGAAGGAGCGGACGCAGTGCTCAGCACCCTCGGCCCGGTGCGCGGCGACGGGGCGGGCGTGATGGGACAGGCCGCGCACCACCTCGTCGCGGTGATGCCGGGCCTGGGCCTCTCGCGCCTGATCACGCTGACGGGCGCGGGGGTGCGCCAGCCCGGCGACCACCCCAAGCTCAGCGACCGCCTGATTCGCCGGGCGCTGGCGACCCTGCAACCCGACGTGCTGCGCGACTCGGAAGCGCACGTGGCGACCATCACCGCCAGCCCGCTGGACTGGACGGTCGTGCGGGTGCCCCGGCTGGGCGACGGGCCGATGCAGCCGCTGAAGGTGGGCATGGTGGGGGACATTGGCACTTTCGTCTCGCGGGCCAGCACGGCCGACTTCATGCTGCGCGAGCTGGAGGAGGGCCGCTGGGTGCGCCAGGCCCCGGCGGTGAGCCACTGA